In Deinococcus sp. HSC-46F16, the following are encoded in one genomic region:
- a CDS encoding protein kinase → MTPDALPGGGLPNLLLLAGLFAAGLLLFVRLPERALALLAGGLATGLAGGLAALAVLAGGTPERAQGALVAAALLLTGAPLVVSGGAAAAFRRRPVRVQRTDRAAPPRSATPLPDLHFQDYEVLERVGIGGMGSVYRAQRRSDGRTVALKVPQDRYLADTKFVRRFYREAEVLKRFNHPGIVRVYDFRMEDPEHYIAMEFLDGESLETLMDRERLPFEQGVQVVRALADALRHIHMQNVIHRDIKPANVMILKGAFRDGRLREGGVKLMDFGIAVGKVLTRLTMTGARVGTPIYMAPEQAKGGRVDARSDVYSLGLLAYELTTGQTAFKGSYEAVVHQQVFEAPKPPKQVRLEVPGKLSDLILHMIEKDPAQRPGLDEVIARIDAGVLEDETFTDSWALALGVEERRGTLRLLDLSGKLRLSLRDGPGTPALATGQGPAAPGLPAAPRALAADDTGHLYAAVLDYGRAGTAGLIRHLAPDGTELRTFGRYGLGDGELLDPVSLAWAGGQLYVLDGEALRVNVYGPAGEFRGSFGGRGTGPGAFEAPRTVAATPGGEVLVLDPGRREVGRFSPTGEYRGRYAFRLDRASEALRELEGLAAGPDGTVYIVDGVARKVRRIDPGGTPSGAFALEALVGEPASAPWLLQPGPEGQLYAVRQGGQMLRTFSAAGDLLSTRDMYTPVLALALLPRPQGGGQA, encoded by the coding sequence TTGACCCCGGACGCGCTGCCCGGCGGGGGCCTGCCCAACCTGCTGCTGCTCGCGGGGCTGTTCGCGGCGGGGCTGCTGCTGTTCGTGCGGCTGCCCGAGCGGGCACTGGCGCTGCTGGCGGGGGGGCTGGCGACGGGACTGGCGGGGGGGCTGGCCGCGCTGGCGGTGCTGGCCGGGGGCACCCCCGAGCGGGCACAGGGGGCACTGGTCGCGGCGGCGCTGCTGCTGACCGGGGCGCCGCTGGTGGTCTCGGGCGGGGCGGCGGCCGCCTTCCGGCGGCGCCCGGTGCGGGTGCAGCGCACCGACCGCGCCGCCCCGCCGCGCTCGGCCACGCCACTGCCCGACCTGCACTTCCAGGACTACGAGGTGCTCGAACGGGTGGGCATCGGCGGAATGGGCAGCGTCTACCGTGCCCAGCGGCGCTCGGACGGGCGCACCGTCGCCCTGAAGGTGCCGCAGGACCGCTACCTCGCCGACACCAAGTTCGTGCGCCGCTTCTACCGGGAAGCCGAGGTCCTCAAGCGCTTTAACCACCCCGGCATCGTGCGGGTCTACGACTTCCGCATGGAGGACCCCGAACACTACATCGCCATGGAATTCCTCGACGGCGAGAGCCTCGAGACCCTGATGGACCGCGAGCGGCTGCCCTTCGAGCAGGGCGTGCAGGTCGTGCGTGCCCTCGCGGACGCCCTGCGGCACATCCACATGCAGAACGTGATTCACCGCGACATCAAGCCCGCCAACGTGATGATCCTGAAGGGCGCTTTCCGGGACGGTCGGCTGCGCGAGGGCGGCGTCAAGCTGATGGACTTTGGAATCGCGGTGGGCAAGGTGCTTACCCGCCTCACCATGACGGGAGCGCGGGTCGGCACGCCGATCTACATGGCCCCCGAGCAGGCCAAGGGGGGCCGGGTCGACGCCCGCAGCGACGTGTACTCGCTGGGGCTGCTGGCCTACGAACTCACCACCGGCCAGACCGCCTTCAAGGGAAGTTACGAGGCGGTCGTGCACCAGCAGGTCTTCGAGGCGCCCAAGCCCCCCAAGCAGGTGCGGCTGGAGGTGCCCGGCAAGCTCAGCGACCTGATCCTGCACATGATCGAGAAAGACCCTGCCCAGCGCCCCGGCCTCGACGAGGTGATCGCCCGCATCGACGCCGGGGTGTTGGAAGACGAGACCTTCACCGACTCCTGGGCGCTCGCGCTGGGCGTGGAGGAACGCCGGGGCACCCTGCGGCTCCTCGACCTCTCGGGCAAGCTGCGCCTCAGCCTGCGCGACGGCCCCGGCACCCCGGCTCTGGCGACCGGGCAGGGACCCGCCGCCCCCGGCCTCCCCGCCGCGCCCCGTGCGCTCGCCGCCGACGACACGGGTCACCTTTACGCCGCCGTGCTCGACTACGGCCGGGCGGGCACGGCGGGCCTGATCCGGCACCTCGCCCCCGACGGCACCGAACTGCGGACTTTCGGGCGCTACGGCCTGGGAGACGGCGAACTGCTCGACCCGGTCAGCCTCGCCTGGGCGGGGGGCCAGCTCTACGTTCTCGACGGCGAGGCGCTGCGGGTCAACGTGTATGGCCCGGCGGGGGAGTTCCGGGGCTCCTTCGGCGGGCGCGGCACCGGGCCGGGCGCCTTCGAGGCCCCGCGCACGGTGGCTGCGACGCCGGGGGGCGAGGTGCTCGTGCTGGACCCCGGACGGCGCGAGGTGGGCCGCTTTTCCCCCACGGGCGAGTATCGGGGCCGCTACGCCTTTCGCCTCGACCGGGCTTCCGAAGCCCTGCGCGAGCTGGAAGGGCTGGCGGCGGGTCCCGACGGCACCGTCTATATCGTGGACGGGGTGGCCCGCAAGGTCCGGCGCATCGATCCCGGCGGCACCCCCAGCGGCGCCTTCGCGCTGGAGGCCCTGGTGGGCGAACCTGCCTCCGCCCCGTGGCTGCTGCAACCCGGCCCCGAGGGGCAGCTCTACGCCGTGCGGCAGGGCGGGCAGATGCTGCGGACCTTCAGCGCGGCGGGCGACCTGCTCTCCACCCGCGACATGTACACCCCGGTCCTCGCGCTGGCCCTGCTGCCCCGACCCCAGGGGGGGGGCCAGGCATGA